The following coding sequences lie in one Hoplias malabaricus isolate fHopMal1 chromosome 14, fHopMal1.hap1, whole genome shotgun sequence genomic window:
- the LOC136665552 gene encoding H-2 class II histocompatibility antigen, A-Q alpha chain-like — protein MKLCLILVCAALLPAEAKVMHRGIGLFLCSETDREVVYGIDGGEVYHIDFNSMKGVKTLPAFGDDYIFPGDYEGSISNMEICKLNLDYWVKHDTDIEETVDAPQSSIYSKDDVELGSKNTLICHITGFYPPHVEVTWTRNNVNVTDGVSLGSYYPNPEDGTFNLISTLSFTPEEGDIYSCSVQHTALDRALTKTWDVQVSLPGVGASVFCGVGLAGGLLGVAVGTFFLIKGSN, from the exons ATGAAGCtgtgtttaatcctcgtctgcGCAGCTCTGCTTCCTGCTGAAGCTAAAG tcatgCACAGGGGCATTGGGCTCTTCTTGTGTTCTGAAACAGATCGTGAAGTTGTATACGGAATTGATGGAGGGGAGGTGTACCACATCGACTTTAATAGTATGAAAGGAGTGAAAACACTGCCAGCGTTTGGAGATGATTACATTTTTCCAGGGGACTACGAGGGAAGTATCAGTAATAtggaaatatgtaaattaaacttGGATTATTGGGTTAAACATGACACAGACATTGAAGAGACTGTTG ATGCTCCTCAGAGCTCCATTTACTCCAAGGACGATGTGGAGCTGGGCTCTAAAAACACCCTCATCTGTCACATTACTGGATTCTACCCTCCACATGTGGAAGTGACCTGGACCAGGAACAATGTGAATGTGACGGATGGAGTCAGTCTGGGCAGCTATTACCCAAACCCTGAGGATGGAACCTTTAACCTGATCTCTACCCTGAGCTTCACTCCAGAGGAGGGGGACATCTACTCCTGCAGTGTGCAGCACACAGCCCTGGACAGAGCACTGACCAAAACATGGG atgtACAGGTGTCTCTCCCCGGTGTTGGAGcgtctgtgttctgtggagtgggGTTGGCTGGAGGACTGCTGGGAGTCGCTGTGGGAACATTCTTCCTCATCAAAGGAAGCAACTaa
- the LOC136665548 gene encoding class II histocompatibility antigen, B-L beta chain-like, whose protein sequence is MFLSLQLLLLLTLTVRTDGHYLYFLAECITSSPDLTDMERIYSIFLNKKLSVQLNSTVGMFVGYTKLGTQSAESWNNGTVLLAFKVRLEILCRPALNIAFSSLLDKTVKPKIRLRSEPEPSGGHTAMLMCSAYDFFPPAIDVYWLRDGKRETTHVTATDELADGDWYYQIHSHLEYTPRSGERISCVVEHASFSGPMIYDWDPLPEAERSKIAIGASGLVLGIILSAAGFIYYKKKSLWRMLVPGVEQRTHL, encoded by the exons ATGTTCCTGAGTCTGCAGCTGCTGCTCCTCCTGACTCTGACCGTCAGAACAG ATGGACATTATTTATACTTCCTGGCTGAGTGCATCACTAGTTCGCCAGATCTGACTGATATGGAACGCATctacagcatttttttaaataagaaactcTCAGTACAGCTCAACAGCACTGTGGGGATGTTTGTAGGCTACACTAAGCTTGGAACACAGAGTGCAGAGTCCTGGAACAACGGCACAGTGTTACTGGCATTTAAAGTACGGCTGGAAATACTCTGCAGACCTGCTCTAAATATagccttctcttctcttctggaTAAAACAG TGAAACCAAAGATCCGTCTAAGATCTGAACCGGAGCCCAGTGGTGGACACACGGCCATGTTGATGTGCAGCGCGTATGATTTCTTTCCTCCAGCCATTGATGTGTACTGGCTGAGAGACGGGAAAAGGGAAACCACTCATGTGACTGCCACTGATGAGCTGGCTGATGGAGACTGGTACTACCAGATCCACTCTCACCTGGAGTACACCCCCAGATCTGGAGAGAGGATCTCCTGTGTGGTGGAGCACGCCAGCTTCTCAGGACCTATGATCTACGACTGGG ACCCTCTCCCTGAGGCTGAGCGGAGTAAGATCGCTATCGGAGCGTCGGGGTTGGTGCTGGGTATCATCCTCTCAGCTGCTGGATTCATCTACTACAAGAAGAAATCTTTAT ggcGGATGCTGGTGCCAGGGGTAGAGCAG AGGACTCACCTTTAA